A single Streptomyces sp. 2114.4 DNA region contains:
- a CDS encoding ABC transporter permease — protein MSTDLKTATKLAVPQKGGRRKLTYPWILLIIAGALVALSVLRAVTGTADLTSTGQFGAALSAAVPIGLAGLGGLWSERAGVVNIGLEGMMMLGSFAAGWIGWEHGPWAAALAGIVGGALGGLIHAVATVTFGVDHIVSGVAVNILALGATQYLATLWFGQEGSAAMAAGGNDKQSPPMPDMPSFTVPGLSDALSSLEAHHWFLVSDLAGILGAAVTNVSWLTLLTIALFVGTFFVLWRSSFGLRLRSCGEAPISAESLGVNVYSYKYAAVLVSGALAGLGGAFLSIGVHFYQDGQTGGRGYIGLATMIFGNWRPGGVAMGAGLFGFMDAMQLRSGGPTVHALLLGLAALLAVIALLKLRAAKRTQAALSAVAAVVLIGWYFLADTVPLELVEASPYIATLLVLALSAQRLRPPKANGRPYRRGQGT, from the coding sequence GTGAGTACGGACCTCAAGACCGCGACGAAGCTCGCGGTCCCCCAGAAGGGCGGGCGGCGCAAGCTGACCTACCCCTGGATCCTGCTGATCATCGCCGGCGCGCTGGTCGCGCTCTCCGTCCTGCGGGCCGTCACCGGCACCGCTGACCTCACCTCCACCGGCCAGTTCGGCGCCGCGCTGAGCGCCGCCGTGCCGATCGGCCTGGCGGGTCTGGGCGGCCTGTGGTCCGAGCGGGCCGGCGTGGTCAACATCGGCCTCGAAGGCATGATGATGCTCGGCTCGTTCGCGGCCGGCTGGATCGGCTGGGAGCACGGCCCCTGGGCGGCGGCGCTGGCCGGCATCGTCGGCGGTGCGCTCGGCGGCCTGATCCACGCCGTCGCCACCGTCACCTTCGGCGTCGACCACATCGTCTCCGGTGTCGCGGTCAACATCCTGGCGCTCGGCGCCACCCAGTACCTGGCCACCCTGTGGTTCGGCCAGGAGGGCAGCGCGGCGATGGCCGCCGGCGGCAACGACAAGCAGTCCCCGCCGATGCCCGACATGCCGAGCTTCACCGTCCCCGGCCTGTCGGACGCGCTGAGCTCTCTGGAGGCGCACCACTGGTTCCTGGTCTCCGACCTCGCCGGCATCCTCGGCGCCGCGGTGACCAACGTCTCCTGGCTGACGCTGCTGACGATCGCGCTGTTCGTCGGCACCTTCTTCGTGCTGTGGCGCTCGTCCTTCGGCCTGCGGCTGCGCTCCTGCGGCGAGGCACCGATCTCGGCCGAGTCCCTGGGCGTCAACGTCTACTCGTACAAGTACGCGGCGGTCCTGGTCTCCGGCGCCCTGGCCGGCCTCGGCGGTGCCTTCCTCTCCATCGGGGTGCACTTCTACCAGGACGGCCAGACCGGCGGCCGCGGCTACATCGGCCTCGCCACGATGATCTTCGGCAACTGGCGGCCGGGCGGCGTCGCGATGGGCGCGGGCCTGTTCGGCTTCATGGACGCCATGCAGCTGCGCAGCGGCGGCCCGACCGTCCACGCCCTGCTGCTGGGCCTGGCGGCCCTGCTCGCGGTGATCGCGCTGCTGAAGCTGCGCGCCGCCAAGCGCACTCAGGCCGCATTGTCGGCGGTGGCCGCCGTCGTCCTCATAGGCTGGTACTTCCTGGCCGACACCGTTCCGCTCGAACTGGTCGAGGCGAGCCCGTACATCGCCACTCTGCTCGTCCTCGCCCTCTCCGCCCAGCGGTTGCGGCCCCCGAAGGCGAACGGCAGGCCCTACCGCCGAGGACAGGGAACATGA
- a CDS encoding cytidine deaminase, which translates to MTPPVPVDWTALRAQARDAMSRAYAPYSGYPVGAAALVDDGRTIAACNVENASYGLALCAECGLVSELFAGRATSDGPAPRLTAFTCVDGAGDLLVPCGRCRQLLWEHGGPGLLVDTAAGIRPLSELLPDAFGPGHLRG; encoded by the coding sequence ATGACACCACCGGTGCCGGTCGACTGGACCGCACTGCGCGCGCAGGCCCGGGACGCGATGTCCCGGGCCTACGCCCCTTATTCCGGCTACCCCGTCGGCGCCGCCGCCCTCGTGGACGACGGCCGCACGATCGCCGCCTGCAACGTCGAAAACGCCTCCTACGGCCTCGCCCTGTGCGCCGAATGCGGCCTGGTCTCAGAACTGTTCGCGGGCCGGGCCACCAGCGACGGACCGGCACCCCGTCTGACCGCCTTCACCTGCGTGGACGGAGCGGGCGACCTCCTCGTCCCCTGCGGCCGCTGCCGCCAACTCCTGTGGGAACACGGCGGCCCGGGGCTTCTTGTCGACACGGCGGCCGGCATCCGCCCGCTGTCGGAGCTGCTTCCGGACGCGTTCGGGCCGGGGCATTTGCGGGGGTGA
- a CDS encoding cytochrome P450: MPMHRVGESGRVIEFAPRIDELLSRYRGASLFRLEPDTIGVSGAELMDRLLRSRPANAEERPTFKPVQGRLVTRTDASTFMQAVGSDVRNALQRPLDEAVDLTGRWPHVAHVYLRNLVFGNERLRFRVLVDRRLELTPKLTWSAVASGAALLGRPGQDVPLSKLAALVLDSTTYSDRRYAMYLYRRVAAPVCFTVSALVTNALWLGAPFSDDVSNRNILLEALRLLPPSWNILRMASPEFSDVDARIGPKDDVLLLPLLSHRDPKLWDEPDAFHPDRWEELDGDNHPGYLPFGHVSERCWGRHMVLPLAERLLDIVRRDGLVVSPGQTRGKVELDGLLEVSEVRMTRPMARP, translated from the coding sequence ATGCCTATGCACCGCGTCGGCGAGAGCGGTCGGGTCATCGAGTTCGCGCCGAGAATCGACGAACTGTTAAGCCGTTATCGTGGTGCGTCGCTTTTTCGTCTGGAGCCCGACACGATCGGGGTATCCGGCGCCGAGCTGATGGACCGCTTACTCCGCAGCAGGCCGGCCAACGCGGAGGAGAGGCCCACCTTCAAACCCGTCCAGGGGCGGCTCGTTACCCGTACGGATGCGTCCACCTTTATGCAAGCCGTGGGCTCGGACGTGCGGAACGCGCTGCAGCGTCCCCTCGATGAGGCGGTCGACCTGACCGGCCGGTGGCCGCATGTGGCGCATGTTTACCTGCGGAATCTCGTTTTCGGGAACGAACGTCTGCGGTTCCGGGTTCTGGTCGACCGCAGGCTGGAGTTGACACCGAAACTGACCTGGTCGGCCGTCGCCTCCGGGGCCGCTTTGCTGGGCAGGCCCGGGCAGGACGTGCCGCTGTCGAAACTTGCCGCTCTCGTGCTCGATTCCACGACCTACAGTGACCGGCGCTATGCGATGTACCTGTATCGGCGGGTGGCAGCACCGGTGTGCTTCACCGTGTCCGCGCTGGTCACCAACGCCCTGTGGCTCGGAGCTCCGTTCAGCGATGACGTATCGAATCGGAACATCCTCCTTGAGGCACTCCGACTGCTTCCCCCCTCATGGAACATCTTGCGAATGGCTTCTCCGGAGTTCTCGGACGTGGACGCACGGATCGGCCCGAAAGACGATGTCCTGTTGCTTCCCCTGCTGAGCCACCGCGACCCCAAGCTCTGGGACGAGCCCGACGCGTTTCATCCCGACCGCTGGGAAGAGCTGGACGGAGACAACCACCCCGGATATCTCCCCTTCGGCCACGTAAGCGAACGATGCTGGGGCCGGCATATGGTCCTGCCCCTGGCCGAACGGCTCCTGGACATCGTGCGACGGGACGGCCTGGTGGTGAGTCCGGGCCAGACCAGGGGGAAGGTCGAACTCGACGGATTGCTCGAAGTGTCCGAAGTGCGGATGACTCGACCGATGGCTCGACCGTGA
- a CDS encoding tryptorubin family RiPP precursor, which produces MPGILTGIDIFCRRISIAFTTQMEALMKLVRIVKKFRPEKSLKAYAWYGWI; this is translated from the coding sequence ATGCCGGGAATTCTTACCGGCATCGACATCTTCTGCCGTCGAATAAGTATCGCGTTCACCACACAAATGGAGGCGCTCATGAAACTCGTTCGCATCGTCAAGAAGTTCCGTCCGGAAAAGAGCCTCAAGGCATACGCCTGGTACGGCTGGATTTAA
- a CDS encoding GNAT family N-acetyltransferase, with product MTTPETITVEPLDGPAAARSEAAFRLVYAEVFAEEPYEETPESVEATFRRFRSQVRKATFRGALARTADGEPVGIAYGYPLSSYTGWWDRLITPVSDELRRENGQRTFGLMEFAVRAPWRLLGVGRRLHETLLAEGNEERVLLNALPEAEAAQAAYRSWGYRKVGEAHPWESAPLHDVMVRQLR from the coding sequence TTGACCACGCCAGAAACGATCACCGTTGAGCCCTTGGACGGCCCCGCCGCCGCGCGATCCGAGGCGGCATTCAGGCTCGTCTACGCCGAGGTCTTCGCTGAGGAACCGTACGAGGAAACCCCGGAATCGGTGGAGGCCACCTTTCGTCGATTTCGCTCTCAGGTCCGGAAGGCCACCTTCCGTGGCGCCTTGGCCCGTACTGCGGACGGCGAACCGGTCGGCATCGCCTACGGCTATCCGCTCAGTTCCTATACCGGTTGGTGGGACCGGCTGATTACTCCCGTCTCGGATGAACTCAGACGAGAGAATGGCCAACGTACCTTCGGCCTTATGGAGTTTGCGGTGCGGGCGCCCTGGCGTCTGCTCGGGGTGGGCAGGCGGCTGCACGAGACGCTACTCGCGGAAGGCAACGAAGAGCGCGTACTACTGAATGCGCTACCGGAAGCCGAGGCAGCTCAAGCGGCCTATCGATCCTGGGGATACCGCAAGGTGGGTGAGGCTCACCCCTGGGAAAGCGCGCCTCTCCATGACGTGATGGTCCGGCAGCTCCGTTAA
- the cyaB gene encoding class IV adenylate cyclase, whose amino-acid sequence MIEAEVKARVHDPEYVMGQLERMTEGQVEVYQDTYYDDRSGSLDARDQELRVRTIHGPTSTRSVLTYKGTRIDPESGSKPEHETPVDNPEAVHAMLRGLGYVPALTFQKQCRNYEFTTRGRSMLATLVQVPEVDGTFLEVETMVPEEKELSSALDDVRSVMSELGIGADDFTTELYTDAVAARRASKEASLDHARNDHR is encoded by the coding sequence TTGATCGAGGCAGAGGTAAAGGCGCGAGTACACGACCCTGAGTACGTCATGGGGCAGCTTGAACGCATGACGGAGGGGCAGGTCGAGGTCTATCAGGACACCTACTATGACGACCGGTCGGGAAGTCTCGACGCGCGAGATCAAGAATTGAGGGTCCGCACGATTCACGGGCCCACCTCGACACGCTCCGTTCTTACATACAAGGGCACCCGGATCGATCCGGAGTCCGGATCGAAACCGGAACACGAGACGCCTGTGGACAACCCGGAGGCCGTTCATGCCATGTTGCGCGGACTTGGGTACGTGCCAGCTCTTACATTCCAGAAGCAGTGCAGGAACTACGAGTTCACGACTCGTGGGCGCAGCATGCTCGCCACGTTGGTCCAGGTTCCGGAGGTCGACGGAACCTTCCTGGAAGTAGAGACCATGGTTCCGGAAGAGAAGGAACTCTCATCAGCGCTTGACGATGTCCGATCTGTCATGAGTGAACTCGGCATTGGCGCAGACGACTTCACGACAGAGCTCTACACAGACGCTGTAGCGGCCCGGCGTGCCAGCAAGGAAGCCTCACTTGACCACGCCAGAAACGATCACCGTTGA
- a CDS encoding helix-turn-helix domain-containing protein — protein MPTALVPIELPEWAWQRAEIREALRDRNMGAVFRRVQQYGGASQSRIATAVAMTQARVNEVINGRREITRLDVFERIADGLNMPDSARHLLGLASARDARSGGQAFDLSAFPEVVRVYATQAAASQDIRQLATTARQVDVLAVRGLGLIGLKDSLLRPSLTRLEGQTSQLRVLLLDPESTALTVRAAEIGESAESLSGGIKLAEARLRELSSNCDLQVYRYQIRPTWRIIRLDETLFVSAFDSGWEGHESATYKIMETPHGPLHRGFQRMFASMIETAVRTV, from the coding sequence ATGCCGACGGCACTCGTACCGATCGAATTACCCGAGTGGGCATGGCAACGGGCCGAAATCCGCGAAGCCCTACGAGATCGCAACATGGGTGCAGTGTTCCGCCGCGTCCAGCAATATGGCGGGGCCAGCCAGTCAAGGATTGCCACAGCGGTAGCCATGACACAGGCTCGGGTGAACGAGGTCATCAACGGACGGCGAGAGATCACGCGCCTTGACGTATTCGAGCGGATCGCGGACGGGCTCAACATGCCTGACTCCGCCCGGCATTTGCTCGGCCTAGCGTCAGCGCGCGATGCCCGCAGCGGCGGGCAGGCGTTCGATCTGTCCGCCTTTCCAGAAGTCGTCCGGGTGTACGCCACTCAGGCCGCCGCATCCCAAGACATTCGACAACTTGCCACGACGGCTCGACAGGTCGATGTCCTTGCCGTACGCGGCCTTGGCCTTATCGGCCTGAAGGATTCCCTGCTTCGGCCATCACTTACTCGACTGGAAGGGCAGACATCGCAACTTCGCGTGTTGCTGCTTGATCCTGAATCGACCGCCCTTACCGTCCGCGCGGCAGAAATCGGGGAATCAGCTGAATCGCTCTCCGGAGGCATCAAACTGGCCGAGGCTCGATTGCGCGAGCTGTCGAGCAATTGCGACCTTCAAGTATACCGCTACCAAATTCGCCCAACATGGCGCATTATCAGGCTGGACGAGACGCTGTTTGTCTCAGCCTTCGATTCCGGCTGGGAAGGCCACGAATCGGCTACGTACAAGATTATGGAGACTCCACACGGCCCGCTGCATCGAGGGTTTCAGCGAATGTTCGCCTCCATGATTGAAACGGCAGTCCGTACCGTTTGA
- a CDS encoding thymidine phosphorylase produces the protein MDAISVIRTKRDRGELTPDQIDWVIDAYTRGEVAHEQMSSLAMAIFLNGMNRTEIARWTAAMIASGERMDFSSLPRPTADKHSTGGVGDKITLPLAPLVAACGAAVPQLSGRGLGHTGGTLDKLEAIPGWRATLSNAEMLDVLRDVGSVICAAGDGLAPADKKLYALRDVTGTVESIPLIASSIMSKKIAEGTGSLVLDVKVGSGAFMKDLDNARELASTMVELGTDHGVKTVALLTDMATPLGLTAGNALEVRESVEVLAGGGPQDVVELTLALAREMLDAAGLKDADPAKALADGSAMDHWRRMISAQGGDPDAALPVAREQHVVTAASSGTLTTLDAYAVGLAAWRLGAGRARKEDPVQAGAGIELHAKPGDTVTAGQPLLTLHTDTPEKFPYALEALDGGVLVGPEDAAFAATPVVLERIA, from the coding sequence ATGGACGCCATCTCCGTCATCCGCACCAAGCGCGACCGCGGTGAGCTGACCCCCGATCAGATCGACTGGGTCATCGACGCCTACACCCGCGGTGAGGTCGCTCATGAGCAGATGTCGTCGCTGGCGATGGCGATTTTCCTCAACGGTATGAACCGCACGGAGATCGCCCGCTGGACCGCTGCCATGATCGCCTCCGGCGAGCGGATGGACTTCTCCTCCCTGCCGCGCCCCACCGCCGACAAGCACTCCACCGGCGGCGTCGGCGACAAGATCACGCTGCCGCTCGCCCCGCTCGTCGCCGCCTGCGGTGCGGCCGTCCCGCAGCTCTCCGGCCGGGGCCTGGGCCACACCGGCGGCACCCTCGACAAGCTCGAAGCCATCCCCGGCTGGCGCGCGACGCTCTCCAACGCCGAGATGCTGGACGTCCTGCGCGACGTCGGCTCGGTCATCTGCGCCGCAGGCGACGGCCTGGCCCCCGCCGACAAGAAGCTCTACGCGCTCCGCGATGTCACCGGCACCGTCGAGTCCATCCCGCTCATCGCGTCCTCGATCATGTCCAAGAAGATCGCCGAGGGCACCGGCTCCCTCGTGCTGGACGTCAAGGTCGGCTCCGGCGCCTTCATGAAGGACCTCGACAACGCCCGCGAACTGGCCTCCACGATGGTCGAGTTGGGTACCGACCACGGCGTGAAGACGGTCGCGCTGCTGACCGACATGGCCACCCCGCTCGGCCTGACCGCCGGCAACGCCCTCGAAGTCCGCGAGTCCGTCGAGGTACTGGCCGGCGGCGGCCCCCAGGACGTCGTCGAGCTGACCCTCGCCCTCGCCCGCGAAATGCTCGACGCGGCCGGGCTCAAGGACGCCGACCCGGCCAAGGCGCTCGCCGACGGCTCCGCCATGGACCACTGGCGCCGCATGATCAGCGCCCAGGGCGGCGACCCCGACGCGGCCCTCCCCGTGGCCCGCGAACAGCATGTCGTCACCGCTGCCTCCTCCGGCACCCTCACCACCCTCGACGCCTACGCCGTCGGCCTCGCCGCCTGGCGCCTGGGCGCCGGCCGCGCCCGCAAGGAGGACCCGGTCCAGGCAGGCGCGGGCATCGAACTGCACGCCAAGCCGGGCGACACGGTCACCGCCGGCCAGCCCCTGCTGACCCTGCACACCGACACCCCCGAAAAGTTCCCTTACGCCCTGGAGGCACTGGACGGCGGCGTCCTCGTGGGCCCGGAGGACGCGGCCTTCGCCGCCACGCCTGTGGTGCTGGAGCGCATCGCCTGA
- a CDS encoding helix-turn-helix transcriptional regulator translates to MIRIHFTAADFARVRFAPRPAPLQELNAALMMMSHPHDELLFGRWRRRLLQSLPVAALPLADLVPAAKAPCFIDEFSDTLKDGLESVRASRPDLVRSELERVYARRMSLAPPWIRDLHRGDADAWRPLLRAQHAAFETVVRPVWSLVQDLHQAEFTRHALTVAEHGIGAALTRLVPGTRLHEGVWALKAPGERDITLRGHGVVLVPTFHWTGHPLIAHRPDSPLFLTYPAGPGLPLTPAGAGGTDDALASVLGRTRHEILLLLAEEHTTSALARRLRVSNATISAQTTALRDAGLITTVRAGRAVLHQRTALGSLLVQRRTRSASD, encoded by the coding sequence GTGATCCGGATACATTTCACGGCCGCCGACTTCGCACGGGTCCGGTTCGCGCCTCGTCCGGCACCCCTGCAAGAGCTGAACGCGGCACTGATGATGATGAGTCACCCCCACGACGAGCTGCTGTTCGGCCGCTGGAGACGACGGCTGCTCCAATCCCTGCCGGTGGCCGCTCTGCCGCTGGCGGATCTGGTCCCTGCGGCGAAGGCCCCCTGCTTCATCGACGAGTTCAGCGACACCCTGAAGGACGGGTTGGAGAGCGTCCGGGCCTCACGTCCGGACCTGGTCCGCTCCGAACTCGAGCGGGTGTACGCCCGGCGCATGTCCCTGGCTCCGCCGTGGATCCGCGATCTGCACCGAGGCGACGCCGACGCCTGGCGCCCCCTCCTCCGCGCCCAGCACGCGGCGTTCGAGACGGTGGTACGACCCGTGTGGTCGCTGGTGCAGGACTTGCATCAAGCGGAGTTCACCCGCCATGCGCTGACCGTGGCAGAGCACGGCATCGGCGCGGCCCTGACCCGGCTCGTCCCCGGCACCCGGCTTCACGAGGGCGTCTGGGCGCTCAAGGCGCCCGGCGAGCGGGACATCACACTGCGCGGACACGGCGTGGTCCTCGTCCCCACGTTCCACTGGACCGGCCACCCCCTCATCGCCCACCGGCCCGACAGCCCCCTGTTCCTGACCTACCCCGCAGGTCCCGGCCTGCCGCTCACGCCGGCCGGGGCGGGCGGCACGGACGACGCACTGGCCTCGGTGCTCGGACGGACCCGCCACGAGATTTTGCTGCTGCTCGCGGAGGAACACACCACCAGCGCGCTCGCCCGACGGCTGCGCGTCAGCAATGCCACCATCTCCGCCCAGACCACCGCGCTGCGCGACGCCGGCCTGATCACCACAGTCCGCGCCGGACGGGCGGTCCTGCACCAGCGCACCGCTCTGGGGAGCCTGCTGGTTCAGCGACGAACGCGGAGTGCGAGTGACTGA
- a CDS encoding alpha/beta hydrolase codes for MIPRRTVTRSAVLATALLFAGGGGVAQAQAQAQARAQAQRRARAAGARTMRLPTPTGPHRTGVTTLYLVDRSRRDPWDPAIPVRELMVTVFYPARTVHGFSVAPHMTTGAAKSFHDIDVPVHRLPSSGVNWAATVTHSYTNAPAQTVRRPVLLYSPGGGDPRTLGTGIAEELASHGYAVVTIDHPGDGSEVEFPLTTAYRHEKVRETVFRGDPRTDADQFRTMIETRIADARFVLDQLAVLAVGRNPDATGRAVPEDLGRALDLRRVGIYGHSAGGTTAAEAMYEDRRIHAAVNMEGYLDHTPQTPGKAGQLFPVARYGVDRPLLLLGSEGFDGKEADQQALELSWAAMLAHQRGRTRRRQIDHAMHWVFTDYAVMAPQLQAAGLMSAADRVALVGTIDPDTSVAEVRHHVLSFFARHLPARCRRPQ; via the coding sequence ATGATTCCAAGGCGCACCGTCACCAGGTCGGCCGTGCTGGCAACTGCGCTGCTGTTCGCGGGCGGTGGTGGCGTCGCGCAGGCGCAGGCGCAGGCGCAGGCACGGGCACAGGCACAGAGACGGGCGCGGGCCGCAGGCGCCCGGACCATGCGCTTGCCGACGCCGACCGGCCCGCACCGGACCGGGGTCACCACGCTCTATCTGGTCGACCGCTCCAGGCGCGATCCGTGGGACCCCGCGATCCCTGTCCGGGAATTGATGGTCACCGTCTTCTATCCGGCCCGCACCGTCCACGGATTTTCGGTCGCACCGCACATGACCACGGGCGCGGCGAAATCGTTCCACGACATCGACGTCCCTGTGCACCGGCTGCCGAGCTCCGGCGTCAACTGGGCCGCAACGGTCACGCATTCGTACACGAACGCGCCCGCGCAGACCGTCCGGCGGCCGGTACTGCTGTACAGCCCCGGAGGTGGTGACCCGCGCACCCTCGGTACCGGGATCGCCGAAGAACTGGCCAGTCACGGCTATGCGGTGGTGACCATTGATCACCCTGGCGACGGCAGTGAGGTCGAGTTTCCCCTCACCACGGCCTACCGGCACGAAAAGGTCCGCGAGACCGTCTTCCGGGGAGACCCCCGTACGGATGCGGACCAATTCCGGACCATGATCGAAACGCGGATCGCGGATGCCCGTTTCGTACTCGACCAGTTGGCAGTGCTGGCGGTGGGACGGAACCCGGACGCCACGGGGCGCGCCGTGCCGGAAGACCTCGGCCGGGCGCTGGATCTGCGACGGGTGGGCATCTACGGCCACTCGGCAGGCGGCACCACCGCGGCCGAGGCGATGTACGAGGACCGCCGCATCCACGCGGCGGTCAACATGGAGGGCTATCTGGACCACACCCCGCAGACACCCGGCAAAGCTGGGCAGCTGTTCCCGGTCGCACGCTACGGGGTGGACCGCCCGTTGCTCCTGCTGGGAAGCGAGGGCTTCGACGGCAAGGAAGCGGACCAGCAGGCGCTGGAGCTCTCCTGGGCGGCCATGCTCGCCCACCAGCGGGGACGCACCCGCCGACGGCAGATCGACCATGCCATGCACTGGGTGTTCACCGACTACGCCGTCATGGCACCCCAGTTGCAGGCCGCGGGGCTGATGAGCGCAGCCGACCGGGTCGCACTGGTCGGCACGATCGACCCGGACACCTCGGTGGCTGAGGTGCGCCACCACGTGCTCTCTTTCTTCGCCCGGCACTTGCCTGCACGCTGCCGGCGTCCACAGTGA